In Agromyces sp. 3263, a single genomic region encodes these proteins:
- a CDS encoding beta-galactosidase, whose amino-acid sequence MTIWYGGDYNPEQWPREVWDEDVTLMQRGGITLATVGVFSWARLEPRPGEYDFAWLDDVLDTLHDGGIRVDLATATASPPPWLAKRHPETLPVTEQGVRLAVGSRQQYCPSSPVYRERARQLVTRLVERYAQHPALELWHVNNEYGCHVSHCYCEVSAAAFRTWLEAKYGSIDGLNRAWGTAFWSQRYDGFDEVEPPRAAPSFRNPTQLLDFDRFSSDELLACYRSEVEVIRAASEMPVTTNFMGFFKPVDYWKWAREVDLVSDDTYPDPADPISVPYAAMVRDLMRSLGDGAPWILMEQSPGAVNWRPQNAAKAPGQMRAWSYQAVGRGADGILFFQWRQSAAGSEKFHSGMVPHGGTDTRVWREIEQLGGELQRLSGPEVGLEGSRVPTQVAIALDWDSWWAVEQPASPTSVSYLETLFAWHHALTSLGLTVDFVRADADLSGYRLVVAPTHFVATDAQLENLAAFAEAGGTLVVGFGTGITDEHLHVRLGGYLGEPLRRTLGVWIEEFAPPAAPDLRAVGGGAAPPVALDGDVLGGAASGAVWAEYVRVEDAATEATFAEGALAGWPAVTRRGAAGGGGAAWYVATLPEAEALGRLVTRIVDEAGIELPSSVAHGGRVEVVRRGGLVFAINHGADEVELVVEGTDLLTGSGAAGLVLPSQGVAVVRPE is encoded by the coding sequence ATGACGATCTGGTACGGCGGCGACTACAACCCCGAGCAGTGGCCGCGCGAGGTGTGGGATGAGGACGTCACCCTCATGCAGCGCGGCGGCATCACCCTCGCCACGGTGGGCGTCTTCTCCTGGGCCCGGCTCGAGCCTCGTCCGGGAGAGTACGACTTCGCCTGGCTCGACGACGTGCTCGACACCCTGCACGACGGGGGCATCCGGGTCGACCTGGCCACGGCGACCGCGTCGCCGCCGCCGTGGCTCGCGAAGCGGCATCCCGAGACCCTGCCCGTCACCGAGCAGGGGGTGCGGCTCGCGGTGGGCAGCCGGCAGCAGTACTGCCCGAGCTCACCCGTCTACCGGGAGCGCGCGCGACAGCTCGTGACGCGACTCGTGGAGCGGTACGCGCAGCATCCGGCCCTCGAGCTCTGGCACGTGAACAACGAGTACGGATGCCACGTCAGCCACTGCTACTGCGAGGTGTCGGCCGCGGCGTTCCGCACCTGGCTCGAGGCGAAGTACGGATCGATCGACGGGCTCAATCGCGCCTGGGGCACGGCGTTCTGGTCGCAGCGCTACGACGGGTTCGACGAGGTCGAGCCGCCGCGCGCCGCGCCGAGCTTCCGCAACCCGACGCAGTTGCTCGACTTCGACCGGTTCTCGAGCGACGAGCTGCTCGCCTGCTACCGCTCCGAGGTCGAGGTGATCCGGGCGGCATCCGAGATGCCGGTCACCACGAACTTCATGGGGTTCTTCAAGCCCGTCGACTACTGGAAGTGGGCGCGCGAGGTCGACCTCGTCTCGGACGACACCTACCCCGATCCGGCCGACCCGATCTCGGTGCCGTATGCCGCCATGGTGCGCGACCTCATGCGCTCGCTCGGCGACGGGGCGCCGTGGATCCTGATGGAGCAGTCGCCGGGCGCGGTGAACTGGCGCCCCCAGAACGCGGCGAAGGCGCCCGGGCAGATGCGCGCGTGGTCGTACCAGGCGGTCGGACGCGGAGCCGACGGCATCCTCTTCTTCCAGTGGCGGCAGTCGGCCGCGGGCTCGGAGAAGTTCCACTCGGGGATGGTGCCGCACGGCGGCACCGACACGAGGGTGTGGCGCGAGATCGAGCAGCTCGGCGGTGAGCTGCAGCGGCTGTCGGGGCCCGAGGTCGGTCTCGAGGGCAGCCGCGTGCCCACGCAGGTCGCGATCGCCCTCGACTGGGACAGCTGGTGGGCCGTGGAGCAGCCGGCCTCGCCGACCTCGGTCTCCTACCTCGAGACCCTGTTCGCGTGGCATCACGCCCTCACCTCGCTCGGGCTGACCGTCGACTTCGTGCGAGCCGACGCCGACCTGTCGGGCTACCGGCTCGTCGTCGCACCGACCCACTTCGTCGCGACCGACGCGCAGCTCGAGAACCTGGCGGCGTTCGCGGAGGCTGGGGGCACGCTCGTCGTCGGTTTCGGCACGGGCATCACCGACGAGCACCTGCACGTGCGGCTCGGCGGCTACCTCGGCGAGCCGCTGCGGCGCACGCTCGGGGTGTGGATCGAGGAGTTCGCGCCTCCGGCCGCACCCGACCTCCGGGCCGTCGGCGGGGGAGCGGCACCGCCGGTCGCCCTCGACGGCGACGTGCTCGGCGGCGCGGCATCCGGTGCCGTCTGGGCCGAGTACGTGCGGGTCGAGGATGCCGCGACGGAGGCGACGTTCGCCGAGGGCGCGCTCGCCGGGTGGCCTGCCGTCACACGTCGCGGTGCCGCCGGCGGGGGAGGCGCGGCCTGGTACGTCGCCACGCTGCCCGAAGCCGAGGCGCTCGGCCGGCTGGTCACCCGGATCGTCGACGAGGCCGGCATCGAGCTGCCCTCGTCGGTCGCGCACGGCGGCCGGGTCGAGGTCGTGCGACGTGGCGGCCTCGTGTTCGCCATCAACCACGGCGCCGACGAGGTCGAACTCGTCGTCGAGGGCACCGACCTGCTCACGGGGTCGGGCGCTGCGGGCCTCGTGCTGCCGTCGCAGGGGGTGGCGGTCGTCCGACCCGAGTGA
- a CDS encoding carbohydrate ABC transporter permease, translating into MTSTETRAAVTVGDAAGSRRAARHFAPERRRSTLLTVLLWLCVLYFVLPLWWLFVSSTKDNASLFSTFGLWFGGDFSLWENLQTLFTVRDGIFLRWLVNTFAYSVSAAAGATLLATMAGYAFAKYEFPGKKALFSATLGAIMIPLTALALPTYLLFSAAGLTDTPWAVIVPSLVSPFGVYLMRVYAADAIPDGLIEAARVDGAGEFRIFWQVGLRLLGPGLVTVFLFSLVATWNNYFLPLIMLNSSDLYPITVGLAQLQSAANAGGGSQALFSTVITGSLVSIVPLVLAFLFLQRYWQSGLATGGVKG; encoded by the coding sequence ATGACCTCCACCGAGACCCGCGCGGCCGTCACGGTCGGCGACGCCGCCGGCTCCCGCCGCGCCGCCCGGCACTTCGCTCCCGAGCGCCGCCGCAGCACCCTCCTCACGGTGCTGCTCTGGCTCTGCGTGCTCTACTTCGTGCTGCCGCTCTGGTGGCTGTTCGTCTCCTCCACCAAGGACAACGCGTCGCTGTTCTCGACGTTCGGGCTGTGGTTCGGCGGCGACTTCTCGCTGTGGGAGAACCTGCAGACCCTGTTCACGGTGCGCGACGGCATCTTCCTTCGCTGGCTCGTCAACACGTTCGCGTACTCGGTCTCGGCGGCAGCGGGCGCGACCCTGCTCGCCACCATGGCCGGCTACGCGTTCGCGAAGTACGAGTTCCCCGGCAAGAAGGCGCTGTTCAGCGCGACGCTGGGCGCGATCATGATCCCGCTCACCGCGCTCGCGCTGCCGACCTACCTGCTCTTCTCGGCGGCGGGGCTGACGGATACCCCGTGGGCGGTCATCGTGCCGTCGCTGGTGAGTCCGTTCGGGGTCTACCTCATGCGGGTCTACGCCGCCGATGCCATCCCCGACGGGCTCATCGAGGCGGCGCGCGTCGACGGTGCGGGCGAGTTCCGCATCTTCTGGCAGGTGGGACTGCGGCTGCTCGGCCCCGGCCTCGTCACCGTGTTCCTCTTCTCGCTCGTGGCGACGTGGAACAACTACTTCCTGCCGCTCATCATGCTGAACAGCTCCGACCTCTACCCGATCACGGTGGGGCTTGCGCAGCTGCAGTCGGCGGCGAACGCGGGCGGCGGCTCGCAGGCGCTGTTCTCCACCGTGATCACCGGATCGCTGGTGTCGATCGTGCCGCTCGTGCTCGCGTTCCTCTTCCTGCAGCGGTACTGGCAGTCGGGGCTCGCCACCGGCGGCGTGAAGGGATGA
- a CDS encoding sugar ABC transporter permease, whose amino-acid sequence MSTSPALTAERPSVPPPKRRTSTAKRKQYRAAYLFLLPFFIVFITMLVVPLVYSGYLSLFESKLIGGEVFNGLGNYVRALTDPAFLGGLGRVGLFFIVQVPIMLGLALFFALALDSFRARGSKAIRLLIYMPYAVPAVVATLMWGYLYGPDFGPLAQMSRALGFGTPEFLSAENMLGSMMNIVTWEFVGYNMIIMYAALRSIPAELYEAAEIDGAGQFRLAWSVKIPAIRPAILLTVIFSVIGSFQLFAEPSLLNTIAPDVITNSYTPNYYAYNLAFINQELNYAAAVAFLLGLVIAVISYLVQLGTQRRERRERSMP is encoded by the coding sequence ATGTCGACCTCCCCGGCGCTCACCGCGGAGCGCCCGTCCGTGCCACCGCCGAAGCGCCGCACGAGCACCGCGAAGCGCAAGCAGTACCGAGCCGCGTACCTGTTCCTGCTGCCGTTCTTCATCGTGTTCATCACGATGCTGGTCGTGCCGCTCGTCTACTCGGGCTACCTGAGCCTCTTCGAGAGCAAGCTCATCGGCGGCGAGGTCTTCAACGGCCTCGGCAACTACGTGCGCGCCCTCACCGATCCCGCCTTCCTCGGCGGCCTCGGGCGCGTCGGCCTGTTCTTCATCGTGCAGGTGCCGATCATGCTCGGCCTCGCGCTGTTCTTCGCGCTCGCCCTCGACAGCTTCCGTGCCCGCGGGTCGAAGGCGATCCGGCTGCTGATCTACATGCCCTACGCGGTTCCCGCGGTCGTCGCCACCCTCATGTGGGGCTACCTCTACGGCCCCGACTTCGGCCCGCTCGCCCAGATGTCGCGCGCCCTCGGCTTCGGAACGCCCGAGTTCCTCTCGGCCGAGAACATGCTCGGCTCGATGATGAACATCGTCACGTGGGAGTTCGTCGGCTACAACATGATCATCATGTACGCCGCCCTGCGGTCGATTCCCGCCGAGCTCTACGAGGCGGCCGAGATCGACGGCGCGGGACAGTTCCGTCTCGCGTGGAGCGTGAAGATCCCGGCGATCCGCCCCGCGATCCTGTTGACCGTGATCTTCTCGGTCATCGGCTCGTTCCAGCTCTTCGCCGAGCCGAGCCTGCTGAACACGATCGCGCCCGACGTGATCACGAACTCGTACACGCCGAACTACTACGCCTACAACCTGGCGTTCATCAACCAGGAGCTGAACTACGCGGCGGCCGTCGCGTTCCTGCTGGGCCTCGTCATCGCGGTGATCTCGTACCTCGTGCAGCTCGGCACGCAACGCCGTGAGCGACGCGAACGGAGCATGCCATGA
- a CDS encoding extracellular solute-binding protein: MKKARKTALALVTGAASIALVMSGCSPSGGGGSDQGPVSQDDIDKAMETPTKLTFWTWVPDIENEVKLFEEKYPAIDVKVENVGQGLPHYQKLRSAIEAGEGAPDVAQIEYQYIPSFVLPESLLDLTPYGADDLADDYVDWAWNQVSPADEVWAIPQDVGPMGNLYREDILAAAGITEPPATYDEYATAAKAVKDATGSYISNLGATQAGQMIGFFWQAGVKPFGYDGEETVKIDVNSDEAKQVADYWTQLIQADLISTDVDFNDTWYQGLANGKYAGWLTAAWGPIFLQGTAENTSGLWRAAPLPQWTDGEEVSGNWGGSSDAVLASTKNPIAAYELAKFINNDEESAMKLATEQFLFPPQVSVLEDPAFVDQQSEFYGGQEVNKLFADISTTVDTDFEWLPFMDYVYSSYEETMGTVIADKGDISAALDTWQDQLVKYAKDQGFTVE, from the coding sequence ATGAAGAAGGCACGCAAGACCGCACTGGCGCTGGTGACCGGCGCCGCCTCGATCGCACTCGTCATGTCGGGATGCAGCCCCAGCGGCGGAGGCGGATCCGACCAGGGTCCGGTCAGCCAGGACGACATCGACAAGGCGATGGAGACGCCCACGAAGCTCACCTTCTGGACGTGGGTGCCCGACATCGAGAACGAGGTCAAGCTCTTCGAGGAGAAGTACCCCGCGATCGACGTCAAGGTCGAGAACGTCGGCCAGGGCCTGCCGCACTACCAGAAGCTGCGCAGCGCCATCGAGGCAGGCGAGGGCGCACCGGATGTCGCACAGATCGAGTACCAGTACATCCCCTCGTTCGTGCTGCCCGAGTCGCTGCTCGACCTCACGCCGTACGGCGCCGACGACCTGGCCGACGACTACGTCGACTGGGCGTGGAACCAGGTCTCGCCCGCCGACGAGGTGTGGGCGATCCCGCAGGATGTCGGCCCCATGGGCAACCTCTACCGGGAGGACATCCTGGCTGCGGCCGGCATCACCGAGCCGCCCGCGACCTACGACGAGTACGCCACCGCCGCCAAGGCCGTGAAGGATGCCACGGGCTCGTACATCTCCAATCTCGGCGCCACCCAGGCCGGCCAGATGATCGGCTTCTTCTGGCAGGCGGGCGTCAAGCCGTTCGGCTACGACGGCGAGGAGACCGTGAAGATCGACGTCAACAGCGACGAGGCGAAGCAGGTCGCGGACTACTGGACGCAGCTGATCCAGGCCGACCTCATCTCGACCGACGTCGACTTCAACGACACCTGGTACCAGGGCCTGGCCAACGGCAAGTACGCCGGCTGGCTGACGGCCGCGTGGGGTCCGATCTTCCTGCAGGGCACCGCCGAGAACACGTCGGGCCTCTGGCGCGCCGCGCCGCTGCCGCAGTGGACGGACGGCGAGGAGGTCTCGGGCAACTGGGGCGGCTCGTCCGACGCGGTGCTCGCGTCGACGAAGAACCCCATCGCCGCCTACGAGCTCGCGAAGTTCATCAACAACGACGAGGAGTCGGCGATGAAGCTCGCGACGGAGCAGTTCCTGTTCCCGCCGCAGGTCTCGGTGCTCGAGGACCCCGCGTTCGTCGACCAGCAGTCGGAGTTCTACGGCGGCCAGGAGGTCAACAAGCTCTTCGCCGACATCTCGACGACGGTCGACACGGACTTCGAGTGGCTGCCGTTCATGGACTACGTGTACTCCAGCTACGAGGAGACGATGGGCACGGTGATCGCCGACAAGGGTGACATCTCGGCCGCGCTCGACACGTGGCAGGACCAGCTCGTGAAGTACGCGAAGGACCAGGGCTTCACCGTCGAGTGA
- a CDS encoding beta-galactosidase, which produces MDHSNPAHLPSGVLFGAAYYAEYHRDERTELDLELMSDAGFTVIRVGESVWSTWEPRDGEFDLDWLQPVLDGAHARGIRVILGTPTYAVPPWLQTAYPEIAAERRTGERVPWGARQEVDYSHPAFLFHAERVIRAVVARYADHPAVIGYQLDNEPGMELFHNRGSFQRFVRRLKAQYGEVETLNREWGLTYWSHRLSDWSDLWTPDGNTLPQYDLAWRRYQADLTTEFIAWQAGIVREYAQPGQFVTTCIAYPRPALADEQLVEALDVTAGNPYYAMQDHLDATLDLDPVTPWTTSGVAAMLRQADRMYSSKQARFLVTETDAQSIGGSDFNLPPYPGQLKQAAFAFISRGASMIEYWHWHTLPYGTETYWGGVLPHSLEPGRVYRELAEVGADLQAIGTALDGYEPDADVAILWSNDSRFALEFFPPLATADGRPDRTSYQHIVDAFHRGVIDAGAQSRILHVSQALALGAEELAARFPVLVAPALYVASDADLDLLRDYAAAGGHLILGIRTGYGDEEARARVEVAPARLREAAGVRYEEFSNLRHDVPVSGSGSLAASDDAVARRWADGLIADGAETLARYDHPRFGDFPAVTTNGHGSGRITVVGTVPSPALAADLVRWAVPSPIAGELAELAPAGGRPVTIASGALPDGRRAWFVFNWGWEPQAVTLAASVTDPVTGDQLPTGTDVSLPAWSTRTFVGE; this is translated from the coding sequence ATGGATCACTCGAACCCCGCCCACCTGCCCAGCGGAGTCCTCTTCGGTGCCGCGTACTACGCCGAGTACCACCGCGACGAGCGCACCGAGCTCGACCTCGAGCTGATGAGCGATGCCGGCTTCACGGTCATCCGGGTCGGCGAGTCCGTGTGGTCGACGTGGGAGCCGCGCGACGGCGAGTTCGACCTCGACTGGCTGCAGCCCGTCCTCGACGGCGCGCATGCCCGCGGCATCCGGGTCATCCTCGGCACGCCCACCTACGCGGTGCCGCCGTGGCTGCAGACCGCCTATCCCGAGATCGCCGCCGAGCGCCGCACGGGAGAGCGGGTGCCGTGGGGCGCCCGCCAGGAGGTCGACTACTCGCACCCGGCGTTCCTGTTCCACGCCGAGCGGGTCATCCGCGCGGTTGTCGCCCGCTACGCCGACCACCCCGCCGTCATCGGCTATCAGCTCGACAACGAACCCGGCATGGAGCTCTTCCACAATCGCGGCTCCTTCCAGCGGTTCGTGCGCCGGCTGAAGGCGCAGTACGGCGAGGTCGAGACGCTCAACCGCGAGTGGGGCCTCACCTACTGGTCGCACCGGCTGTCGGACTGGTCCGACCTGTGGACCCCCGACGGCAACACCCTGCCCCAGTACGACCTCGCGTGGCGGCGCTACCAGGCCGACCTCACGACCGAGTTCATCGCCTGGCAGGCGGGCATCGTGCGCGAGTACGCGCAGCCCGGCCAGTTCGTGACCACCTGCATCGCCTACCCGCGTCCGGCCCTCGCCGACGAGCAGCTCGTGGAGGCGCTCGACGTCACCGCGGGCAACCCCTACTACGCCATGCAGGACCACCTCGACGCCACGCTCGACCTCGACCCCGTCACGCCGTGGACCACGTCGGGAGTCGCCGCGATGCTGCGCCAAGCCGACCGCATGTACTCGTCGAAACAGGCGCGGTTCCTCGTGACCGAGACCGACGCCCAGTCGATCGGCGGATCGGACTTCAACCTGCCGCCCTACCCGGGCCAGCTGAAGCAGGCCGCCTTCGCGTTCATCTCGCGGGGCGCGTCGATGATCGAGTACTGGCACTGGCACACCCTGCCCTACGGCACCGAGACCTACTGGGGCGGCGTGCTGCCGCACAGCCTCGAACCCGGCCGGGTCTACCGCGAGCTCGCCGAGGTCGGCGCCGACCTGCAGGCGATCGGCACGGCGCTCGACGGCTACGAACCCGACGCCGACGTCGCGATCCTCTGGTCGAACGACAGCCGCTTCGCGCTCGAGTTCTTCCCGCCGCTCGCAACGGCCGACGGGCGGCCCGACCGGACGTCGTACCAGCACATCGTCGACGCGTTCCATCGCGGCGTCATCGACGCGGGCGCGCAGTCGCGCATCCTGCACGTGTCGCAGGCGCTCGCCCTCGGCGCTGAGGAGCTCGCCGCCCGGTTCCCGGTGCTCGTCGCGCCGGCGCTGTACGTGGCATCCGACGCGGATCTCGACCTGCTGCGCGACTACGCCGCCGCAGGCGGGCACCTCATCCTCGGCATCCGCACCGGCTACGGCGACGAGGAGGCCCGGGCACGGGTCGAGGTCGCCCCGGCGCGGCTGCGCGAGGCGGCGGGCGTGCGGTACGAGGAGTTCTCCAACCTGCGCCACGACGTGCCGGTCAGCGGGAGCGGGTCGCTCGCGGCATCCGACGACGCGGTCGCCCGGCGCTGGGCCGACGGCCTCATCGCCGACGGCGCCGAGACGCTCGCGCGCTACGACCACCCGCGCTTCGGCGACTTCCCGGCGGTCACGACGAACGGGCACGGGTCGGGGCGCATCACCGTCGTCGGCACGGTGCCGTCGCCAGCGCTGGCGGCCGACCTCGTGCGCTGGGCGGTGCCGTCGCCGATCGCCGGCGAGCTCGCCGAGCTCGCGCCGGCCGGCGGCAGGCCCGTGACCATCGCATCGGGCGCCCTGCCGGACGGCCGCCGCGCCTGGTTCGTCTTCAACTGGGGATGGGAGCCGCAGGCCGTCACGCTCGCGGCATCCGTCACCGACCCCGTCACCGGAGACCAGCTCCCGACGGGCACCGATGTCTCACTGCCGGCCTGGTCGACGCGGACCTTCGTCGGCGAGTGA